The following are from one region of the Strix uralensis isolate ZFMK-TIS-50842 chromosome 4, bStrUra1, whole genome shotgun sequence genome:
- the NPY5R gene encoding neuropeptide Y receptor type 5 yields MDLGFKDRNNRTPTNNTSATTKNFSAWEDYKSSVDDIQYFLIGLYTLISLAGFMGNLLILTALLKRRQKTIINILIGNLAFSDILVVLFCSPFTLTSILLDQWIFGTIMCHVMPFLQCISVLVSTLMLISIAAVRYRMIKYPLSSNLTAKQGYFLIVTIWAFGFAICSPLPVFHKIVDLSKTLNLEALENRLLCIESWPSDSYRIAFTIALLFMQYILPLVCLTASHTSVCRSIGSRLSNKEKKFEEKEMINLTLHPSKSTGTQVQPSRHSRWSCAFGRKHHRRYSKKTSSVMPAILRHHRDTHSRDLPETSGTEKSQLSSSSKFIPGIPICFEMKPEENTEIQDMITVSRSIIRIKTRSRRVFCRLTVLILVFGFSWMPLHLFHIVTDFNATLISNRHFKLVYCICHLLGMMSCCLNPILYGFLNNSIKADLMSLIPCCQVP; encoded by the coding sequence ATGGATTTAGGATTCAAAGACCGTAACAACAGGACACCTACCAATAACACCTCTGCTACTACAAAGAATTTTTCTGCCTGGGAAGATTATAAAAGTAGTGTTGACGACATACAGTACTTTCTTATTGGGCTGTACACACTTATAAGTCTGGCCGGCTTTATGGGAAATCTGCTTATACTAACAGCTCTACTAAAGCGCAGGCAGAAGACAATAATAAACATTCTCATTGGTAACTTGGCCTTTTCTGACATCTTGGTTGTGCTGTTTTGTTCACCTTTCACACTGACATCCATCCTGCTTGACCAATGGATTTTTGGCACTATCATGTGCCATGTAATGCCCTTCCTCCAGTGCATATCAGTTCTAGTTTCAACTTTGATGTTAATATCTATTGCTGCAGTCAGGTACCGTATGATAAAATATCCCCTTTCTAGCAATTTAACAGCAAAACAAGGCTATTTCTTAATAGTGACCATTTGGGCCTTTGGCTTTGCAATTTGCTCCCCTCTGCCAGTTTTCCACAAAATTGTGGACCTCAGCAAAACTCTGAATTTAGAAGCACTGGAGAACAGGCTCTTGTGTATTGAGTCATGGCCTTCTGATTCCTACAGAATTGCCTTTACGATAGCCTTATTGTTCATGCAGTATATATTGCCACTGGTGTGTTTAACCGCTAGTCACACCAGTGTCTGCAGGAGCATAGGTTCCAGACTGTCAAACAAGGAAAAGAAGTTTGAAGAAAAGGAGATGATAAACCTAACTCTTCATCCCTCTAAGAGTACCGGCACACAGGTACAGCCCTCCCGCCATTCCAGATGGAGCTGTGCCTTTGGCAGAAAGCACCACAGAAGATACAGTAAAAAGACTTCAAGTGTGATGCCAGCTATTTTAAGACATCACCGGGATACTCATTCCAGAGACCTCCCAGAAACCTCTGGCACAGAAAAAAGCCAGCTCTCATCCTCCAGTAAATTCATCCCTGGGATACCTATTTGTTTTGAGatgaaaccagaagaaaacacagagatcCAGGACATGATTACAGTATCCCGATCCATCATCAGAATTAAGACAAGATCTAGGAGAGTTTTTTGCAGACTGACAGTGCTAATCCTAGTTTTTGGTTTCAGTTGGATGCCTCTTCACCTTTTCCACATTGTGACAGATTTCAATGCCACTCTCATTTCtaacagacattttaaattagTATATTGCATATGCCATTTACTGGGTATGATGTCCTGCTGCTTGAATCCCATCCTCTATGGGTTCCTTAACAACAGCATAAAAGCCGATTTAATGTCCCTTATTCCGTGCTGCCAAGTACCATGA